A portion of the Polaribacter cellanae genome contains these proteins:
- a CDS encoding VOC family protein has product MEFDRTGIILYTIEYQKCVQFYGNIIGMNKMFETENLTCFEFGNSYLMVELDDEYDGTLKESERIKTCLRMNIQNVKKLADKLTEKNVDVDYQEHSWGTVAKFFDPDGNLCAFKDSEKFEKQIADFKTD; this is encoded by the coding sequence ATGGAATTTGACAGAACAGGAATAATATTATACACAATTGAATACCAAAAATGCGTTCAATTTTATGGAAATATAATCGGAATGAACAAAATGTTCGAAACGGAAAATCTGACTTGTTTTGAATTCGGAAACTCTTATTTAATGGTTGAATTGGATGATGAATATGACGGAACACTAAAGGAATCAGAACGAATCAAAACCTGTTTGCGAATGAACATTCAGAACGTGAAAAAATTGGCGGATAAACTGACCGAAAAAAATGTGGATGTTGATTATCAAGAACATTCTTGGGGAACAGTTGCGAAATTCTTTGACCCAGACGGAAATTTATGCGCTTTTAAGGACTCTGAAAAATTTGAAAAACAAATAGCTGACTTTAAAACGGACTGA